A stretch of Dyella sp. BiH032 DNA encodes these proteins:
- a CDS encoding nuclear transport factor 2 family protein, whose product MIYLLCMLMTCSAAAAVDGSSADEAAIRRVVTSYFRAGDEGRPDLLYQAFQPSLVMYSVRPEGDLTGLDLARWAKRLAEARGLQPAHRRNIQWIDIHGDAASVEALSVFEDHQFRDFLSLLKVQGQWRIIGKVFVNQPVNAAAAENPEDVKAVRELIEAQFDAMDRNDGRRLSALYDPRALSFSVTRGELTAVAMGEWAGRFDEAAARKEFPEGVTRRIDRLAVRGSVAWASFSHRSGHRVVVDTALFAKVHEAWRAVHLTYVVVAD is encoded by the coding sequence GTGATCTATCTGCTGTGCATGCTCATGACCTGCTCGGCCGCGGCAGCCGTGGACGGCTCCTCGGCCGATGAGGCGGCTATCCGCCGCGTCGTGACGAGCTATTTCCGCGCCGGCGACGAGGGCCGCCCGGACCTGCTCTACCAAGCCTTCCAGCCCAGCCTGGTGATGTACAGCGTCAGGCCCGAGGGCGATCTGACCGGACTGGACCTGGCGCGCTGGGCAAAGCGGCTTGCCGAGGCGCGCGGCCTGCAACCGGCGCACAGGCGCAACATTCAATGGATCGACATACACGGCGACGCGGCCAGCGTGGAGGCGCTAAGCGTGTTCGAGGACCATCAGTTCCGGGATTTCCTGAGCCTGCTCAAGGTGCAGGGCCAGTGGCGCATCATCGGCAAGGTTTTCGTCAACCAGCCGGTGAACGCTGCAGCCGCTGAGAACCCTGAGGATGTCAAAGCGGTGCGCGAACTGATCGAAGCGCAGTTCGACGCAATGGACCGGAACGATGGACGGCGCCTGTCGGCCTTGTACGATCCGCGCGCACTCAGCTTTTCCGTCACTCGCGGCGAATTGACGGCGGTCGCCATGGGCGAATGGGCCGGTCGCTTCGACGAAGCTGCCGCGCGCAAGGAGTTTCCAGAGGGCGTGACTCGCCGCATCGATCGCCTAGCCGTACGGGGCAGCGTCGCCTGGGCGAGCTTCAGCCACCGCTCGGGCCACCGCGTGGTCGTGGACACGGCGCTCTTCGCCAAGGTGCACGAGGCATGGCGCGCGGTCCACCTGACCTATGTGGTCGTCGCCGACTGA
- a CDS encoding LysR substrate-binding domain-containing protein has product MRPSLESLRVLEACISAGSFAQAAKRLFLTPAAVSLRIRTLEAELGQPLFMRVGTRVVPTEAAIVLAGRVREALENINEALGEFRSFAPRLKLTAPPTFASRWLAPRLPQYSAAGGIGIDLDISTDVRDSQSFDVAIRTGTGGWPGLREFPLFPVDVTPMLAPALLGSRAIGAPADLAGFPLLPHPDWDRWFLEAEGAVPGNLRFVEVDYPTHELNATAALEGLGVALLSPALFQPLLAEGRLLAPFPCVLRGPTGHFALMRNDDMRAPVLHLCEWLVQQAQAFDG; this is encoded by the coding sequence ATGCGGCCGTCCCTGGAATCCCTGCGCGTATTGGAGGCCTGCATTTCCGCGGGCAGCTTTGCGCAGGCAGCCAAACGCCTGTTCCTGACGCCTGCGGCGGTGAGCCTGCGCATTCGCACTCTGGAAGCGGAGCTCGGCCAGCCGCTGTTCATGCGCGTGGGCACGCGGGTCGTCCCGACGGAGGCTGCCATCGTTCTCGCGGGGCGAGTGCGGGAAGCGCTGGAGAACATCAACGAAGCGCTCGGGGAATTCCGGTCGTTCGCGCCGCGCCTGAAGCTGACCGCGCCGCCCACGTTCGCGTCGCGCTGGCTCGCGCCGCGCCTGCCCCAGTACTCGGCGGCCGGCGGGATCGGCATCGATCTGGACATATCGACCGACGTGCGCGATAGCCAGAGCTTCGACGTCGCCATCCGGACCGGCACCGGCGGGTGGCCGGGGCTGCGCGAGTTCCCGCTCTTTCCGGTGGACGTGACGCCCATGCTTGCGCCCGCATTACTGGGGTCGCGAGCCATCGGGGCACCCGCGGACCTGGCCGGCTTCCCGCTCCTGCCGCACCCGGACTGGGACCGTTGGTTTCTGGAGGCAGAAGGCGCCGTGCCGGGGAACCTGCGCTTTGTCGAGGTCGATTACCCGACGCATGAACTGAACGCGACAGCGGCGCTGGAAGGGCTGGGCGTCGCGCTGCTCTCACCGGCGCTGTTTCAACCTCTGCTGGCCGAGGGGCGGCTGCTTGCCCCCTTCCCCTGCGTCCTGAGAGGTCCGACGGGGCATTTTGCGCTGATGCGCAACGACGACATGCGCGCGCCGGTGCTGCATCTGTGTGAGTGGCTGGTACAGCAGGCGCAGGCCTTCGACGGGTGA
- a CDS encoding tautomerase family protein translates to MPFANFKFPEGIIDAARKEDIIHRTTAMFVEYFGEGVRPYSMVLVEEVTDGGWGRADETLTLAKMGLPPKK, encoded by the coding sequence ATGCCGTTTGCCAATTTCAAGTTTCCCGAAGGCATCATCGACGCCGCCCGCAAGGAAGACATCATCCATCGCACCACCGCCATGTTCGTCGAGTATTTCGGCGAAGGCGTCCGCCCGTACTCCATGGTGCTTGTCGAGGAAGTGACCGATGGCGGCTGGGGCCGCGCGGACGAGACCCTGACGCTGGCGAAGATGGGACTTCCACCGAAGAAGTAG
- the adhP gene encoding alcohol dehydrogenase AdhP — protein MSKTMKAAVVHTFGGPLAIEEVPVPTPGLGEVLVKIEACGVCHTDLHAADGDWPVKPTLPFIPGHEGVGHVVAIGPGVSHLKEGDRVGIPWLYSACGHCEHCLGGWETLCETQKNTGYSVNGGFAEYALAAADYVGHLPSNIGFIEIAPVLCAGVTVYKGLKVTDTRPGQWMVISGIGGLGHMAVQYAKAMGLNVVAVDIDDAKLDLARKLGAAITVNARNADPAAFIKKEIGGAHGALVTAVSPKAFSQAMNMVRRGGTVSLNGLPPGNFDLSIFDMVLNGITVRGSIVGSRLDLQESLDFAQAGKVAATVTTDRLENINDVFKRLREGKVEGRVVLDFG, from the coding sequence ATGAGCAAGACCATGAAGGCCGCTGTAGTCCACACCTTCGGCGGCCCGCTGGCCATCGAGGAAGTGCCGGTGCCCACGCCGGGGCTTGGCGAGGTGCTGGTCAAGATCGAAGCCTGCGGCGTGTGCCATACGGATCTCCACGCCGCCGACGGCGACTGGCCGGTCAAGCCGACGCTCCCCTTCATCCCAGGACACGAGGGCGTCGGCCACGTCGTCGCGATAGGGCCGGGCGTATCCCACCTGAAGGAGGGCGATCGCGTCGGCATTCCCTGGCTGTACTCGGCCTGCGGCCATTGCGAGCACTGCCTGGGCGGCTGGGAAACCCTGTGCGAGACGCAGAAGAACACGGGGTACTCGGTCAATGGCGGATTCGCCGAATACGCCCTCGCCGCCGCCGATTACGTGGGACATCTGCCGTCGAACATCGGCTTCATCGAGATCGCCCCCGTGCTATGCGCGGGCGTCACGGTCTACAAGGGACTCAAGGTCACCGACACGCGCCCGGGTCAGTGGATGGTGATCTCCGGCATCGGTGGCCTGGGCCACATGGCCGTGCAGTACGCCAAGGCGATGGGCCTCAATGTGGTCGCGGTGGACATCGACGACGCAAAACTGGATCTGGCCAGGAAGCTTGGCGCCGCGATCACCGTCAATGCCAGGAACGCCGACCCGGCCGCCTTCATCAAGAAGGAAATCGGCGGCGCACATGGCGCGCTGGTGACGGCCGTATCGCCCAAGGCCTTCAGTCAGGCGATGAACATGGTTCGCCGCGGCGGTACGGTATCGCTCAACGGTCTGCCGCCGGGCAACTTCGACCTGTCGATCTTCGACATGGTGCTCAATGGCATCACCGTGCGCGGCTCGATCGTGGGGTCGCGGCTGGACTTGCAGGAATCGCTGGACTTCGCCCAAGCGGGCAAGGTGGCCGCGACGGTCACGACGGATCGCCTGGAGAACATCAACGATGTCTTCAAGCGGTTGCGCGAAGGCAAGGTCGAAGGGCGCGTCGTGCTCGACTTTGGTTAG
- a CDS encoding alpha/beta hydrolase, with amino-acid sequence MPTYQSISVEGLDIFYREAGDRRHPPVLLLHGFPSSSRMYEKILPALATRYHAIAPDYPGFGHSSAPAPNEFAYTFDHLAAVMDAFVQRLGIERYALFVQDYGGPVGFRLALRHPERVTAIVVQNAVSHEVGLGPLWETRKQYWANRDAYAEKLRANLIAPEAARQRHVGLDPHPEAYDPDAWTDESAFLARPGQDRIQEDLFYDYRTNVAAYPAWQAYLRTHQPPLLVVWGKYDPSFTVDGAWAYRNDAVHAEIHLLEAGHFAMDTKSDEVAALTLAFLDKHVRRDDPRQV; translated from the coding sequence ATGCCGACTTACCAGAGCATTTCCGTGGAAGGGCTCGACATCTTCTATCGCGAAGCCGGTGACCGCCGGCATCCGCCGGTGCTTCTTCTGCACGGTTTCCCGTCCTCATCGAGGATGTACGAAAAGATCCTGCCGGCGCTGGCGACGCGTTACCACGCGATTGCGCCGGACTACCCGGGCTTCGGCCACTCCAGCGCGCCTGCACCGAACGAGTTCGCCTATACCTTCGATCATCTGGCCGCCGTGATGGATGCCTTCGTGCAACGGCTGGGCATCGAGCGCTACGCACTCTTCGTGCAGGACTATGGCGGCCCGGTGGGTTTCCGCCTGGCGCTGCGCCATCCCGAACGCGTGACCGCCATCGTCGTGCAGAACGCGGTATCGCACGAGGTGGGCCTGGGCCCTTTGTGGGAAACGCGAAAGCAGTACTGGGCGAATCGCGATGCCTACGCCGAAAAACTCCGCGCCAACCTCATCGCGCCGGAGGCGGCCAGGCAGAGGCACGTCGGGCTGGACCCGCACCCGGAGGCGTACGATCCCGATGCATGGACGGACGAGTCGGCCTTCCTGGCGCGGCCCGGCCAGGATCGCATCCAGGAAGACCTGTTCTACGACTACCGCACCAATGTGGCCGCTTACCCGGCCTGGCAGGCGTACCTGCGAACGCATCAGCCGCCGCTACTTGTCGTGTGGGGGAAGTACGACCCGTCCTTCACCGTAGATGGCGCATGGGCTTATCGGAATGATGCCGTGCACGCCGAGATCCACCTCCTGGAAGCGGGCCACTTCGCCATGGACACGAAGAGCGACGAGGTGGCGGCGCTCACCCTGGCATTCCTCGACAAGCATGTCCGCCGGGACGATCCGCGCCAGGTATGA
- a CDS encoding M13 family metallopeptidase, protein MPGLYHRFAVTVLKAGLLFPAWSMATEAVPFDTAELDRTISPCTDFDRFVNARWLAAHPIPPDEVRWGVFDQLTLESLHVQHDIAEQAAGATATANGDGVRRQIGLLYRSGMDVAAIERAGLTPLRPTLDAIARLKTSEDTAVFLAHAAAEGQPFVFAFDVQGDFRDARKQIAAAAPAALGLPNRDYYADVRYAQERKAYRAYMVRLFRLAGDGAPEQAADDALALETALAKVTLSPVEARQPANQFHAVRVAEADRLTPHFPWAPFLAAQGLSAQDEFSMAPPAFFAGFDRLLASAPPAQWRAYLRFHALDQAAPYLAQAFQDASFDFHGRTLTGQQNDKPRWQRVLGTMNAYMGEAMGQLYVARTFSPEAKQRAQVLVTRLLDALKARIEALDWMSQATKARALAKWRAFVPKVGYPDHWRDWSGLDLSATGYYANVRALARHEHRDAMARVGKPTDRSRWSVLPQTVDAFYRAEDNSITFPAAILQPPFFYADGDDAINYGGIGAAIGHEATHGFDDAGRQFDGQGNQTDWWTAEDNARFNARADALVRQFDAYAPLPDHPDVHINGRLTLGENIADLGGVYIAYDALQSALKANPDEAGRRIDGYTQDQRFFLAFARIWRAHMRERQTLVYLSSNPHATPRERIMGTLGNVPAFAKAFQCKTEDAMTRPADRQVRIW, encoded by the coding sequence ATGCCTGGTCTGTACCATCGATTCGCCGTCACCGTGCTCAAAGCTGGTCTGCTTTTTCCCGCGTGGTCAATGGCGACCGAAGCCGTCCCCTTCGATACCGCCGAGCTGGACCGCACCATCTCGCCGTGCACGGACTTCGATCGCTTCGTCAACGCGCGCTGGCTGGCCGCCCATCCCATTCCCCCGGATGAAGTGCGCTGGGGCGTGTTCGATCAGCTGACGCTGGAAAGTCTTCACGTGCAGCACGACATCGCCGAGCAGGCCGCCGGCGCCACGGCCACCGCGAACGGCGATGGTGTCAGACGCCAGATCGGCCTGCTCTACCGTTCGGGCATGGATGTCGCGGCGATCGAGCGCGCGGGCCTCACACCGCTTCGTCCCACGCTCGATGCCATCGCGCGGCTCAAGACATCCGAAGACACCGCGGTCTTCCTGGCTCATGCCGCTGCCGAGGGCCAGCCATTCGTGTTCGCCTTCGATGTGCAGGGCGATTTTCGCGATGCGCGCAAGCAGATCGCCGCCGCCGCGCCTGCGGCGCTGGGCCTGCCCAACCGCGACTATTACGCCGATGTGCGCTATGCGCAGGAGCGGAAGGCGTATCGCGCCTACATGGTTCGCCTCTTTCGCCTGGCGGGCGATGGCGCGCCCGAGCAGGCAGCGGACGATGCGCTGGCGCTGGAGACCGCCCTCGCCAAGGTGACGCTCTCGCCGGTGGAGGCCCGACAGCCGGCGAACCAGTTCCATGCCGTGCGCGTGGCCGAAGCGGATCGCCTCACCCCGCATTTCCCCTGGGCGCCGTTCCTCGCCGCGCAGGGGCTGTCGGCGCAGGACGAGTTCTCGATGGCGCCTCCCGCGTTCTTTGCCGGGTTCGATCGCCTGTTGGCCAGCGCGCCGCCGGCCCAGTGGCGCGCCTACCTGCGTTTCCACGCATTGGACCAAGCCGCGCCCTACCTCGCGCAGGCGTTCCAGGACGCCTCCTTCGATTTCCACGGCCGTACGCTCACTGGCCAGCAGAACGACAAGCCGCGCTGGCAGCGCGTGCTCGGCACCATGAACGCTTACATGGGCGAGGCGATGGGGCAGCTTTATGTCGCGCGGACGTTTTCGCCCGAGGCCAAGCAACGCGCGCAGGTCCTGGTGACGCGCCTGCTGGATGCCCTGAAGGCGCGCATCGAAGCGCTGGACTGGATGAGCCAAGCCACCAAGGCGCGCGCGCTGGCCAAATGGCGGGCTTTCGTGCCCAAGGTCGGCTACCCCGATCACTGGCGCGACTGGTCCGGCCTCGACCTGTCCGCGACCGGTTATTACGCCAACGTGCGTGCGCTTGCGCGCCATGAGCACCGGGACGCGATGGCGCGTGTCGGCAAGCCGACGGATCGGAGCCGCTGGAGCGTGCTGCCGCAGACGGTGGATGCGTTCTACCGCGCGGAAGACAACAGCATCACCTTCCCGGCGGCGATCCTCCAACCGCCGTTCTTCTACGCCGACGGCGACGACGCCATCAACTACGGCGGCATCGGCGCCGCCATCGGCCACGAGGCCACGCATGGCTTCGACGATGCCGGCCGCCAGTTCGACGGACAAGGCAACCAGACCGACTGGTGGACGGCGGAAGACAATGCGCGCTTCAATGCCCGCGCCGATGCGCTGGTGCGCCAGTTCGACGCCTACGCCCCCCTGCCCGATCACCCCGACGTCCACATCAATGGCCGCCTCACCCTGGGCGAGAACATCGCGGACCTCGGCGGGGTGTACATCGCCTATGACGCGCTGCAGTCGGCGCTCAAGGCCAACCCGGACGAAGCCGGTCGCCGCATCGACGGCTATACCCAGGACCAGCGCTTTTTCCTCGCCTTCGCGCGCATCTGGCGCGCCCATATGCGCGAGCGGCAAACCCTCGTCTACCTGTCGAGCAATCCCCACGCCACGCCGCGCGAACGCATCATGGGCACCCTCGGCAACGTGCCGGCGTTTGCGAAAGCGTTCCAATGCAAGACGGAGGATGCCATGACGCGGCCGGCGGACCGGCAGGTGCGCATATGGTGA
- a CDS encoding VOC family protein — MTSKNTICLWYDGTALEAATFYAKTFPDSAVGAVYHAPGDYPDGKQGNVLTVEFTVMGIPCLGLNGGPAFKHNEAFSFQVATDDQAETDRLWNAIIDNGGSPSACGWCKDKWGLSWQITPRALMAAISDPDRAAAKRAFDAMMEMTKIDIAAIEAARRG, encoded by the coding sequence ATGACCAGCAAGAACACCATCTGCCTCTGGTACGACGGCACGGCCCTCGAGGCCGCCACCTTCTACGCCAAGACCTTCCCGGACAGCGCCGTGGGCGCCGTCTACCATGCGCCCGGCGATTACCCCGACGGCAAGCAAGGCAATGTCCTGACGGTGGAGTTCACGGTCATGGGCATCCCCTGCCTGGGCTTGAATGGCGGCCCGGCGTTCAAGCACAACGAGGCGTTCTCGTTCCAGGTGGCGACCGACGACCAGGCCGAAACCGACCGTCTGTGGAACGCCATCATCGACAACGGCGGCAGCCCCAGCGCCTGCGGCTGGTGCAAGGACAAGTGGGGCCTCTCCTGGCAGATCACCCCGCGCGCGCTGATGGCCGCCATCAGCGACCCGGACCGGGCCGCGGCCAAGCGCGCGTTCGACGCCATGATGGAGATGACCAAGATCGACATCGCGGCGATCGAGGCGGCCCGGCGCGGCTGA